GGAGCCGTCGTGGGTGTTTTCCAGGTCCTGCTGCAACGGAATGGGCGCATTGGCTCCGGTCAGGGCCTTCCAGCGCCAGCCGGCGGGCAAGTCGCCGGGCCCCGCGCCTTGCGCCGTCATCAGAATGTCGCCGGCGGCCACGGCCGTAACCGCTTTGTAGGAAAAGGGCACGCGCAGCTTGTCGCGCTGGCCGAAGCCAAAATCGTAGTCGGCGCCAGTAGCAGTGCCAGCGGTGCCGGCCAAGCCGGCGAAGGTGCCCAGGCCCGAGCTGGCCAGCCACACGCCCCCGGTAGCCAGGCCCATAGTGCGCAGAAACGCCCGGCGGCTCACCGAATCCAGGTTGCTGAAACTGTTGCTGTTGTCGGAGAAGGATGGAAAGGTGTCGGAGTGTTCCATAGGGTGTGGGAGGCTGGAGCTATGGTTGTTGTGGAAGATAAAAGACTTGGTGGTGCGCCGGTCACGGCTGGCTCTATCCACGGGTGGGGCGGGCGCACGTGAGAAGTTGGCGGGCCTTTAGAGCGGCATAGGGAGTTGATTGGGGTTGCAGGAAGTTTGTATGACCTACTCACACCACCAGCTTCAGCAGCTTAAGAAGCTTCACCCTGCTAATCCCAACTGCAACTGCTTGCAAGAGCGTCGTGATACCGCCCAGCTGAGTGCACAACTGGTCGGAAACGTTGACCAACTTACACTTTTATCCTTTATTCTATTTCCAATACAATAGTATTTCCCTATGAAGCTTCCCGTACTGGCACGGGTAATGCGCAAGGTGATTGATGCTGGAACAGCCGAGCCGTGCAAACAGCAGTTGTTGCCCTCCGAACAGGCCCTGGGCAACAGCTCTTTTTGGTTTGCTGCACGAATGCCCGATGTACAAAGGAAAAAACGTGTTCTACTTCTCCACCAACCCCCCCTGCAACACCGCCCACACGTTCTGGGCCAGGATTTTCTGGCCTTCGGCATTGGGGTGCACGCCGTCGGGGAGGTTGAGGTGGCGCTGGCCCAGCACGCCTTGCAGCAGGAAGGGCACCAGGGGCAGGCTGTTTTTGTCGGCCAGGTCCCGGAACAGAGCCTTGAACTCCTGGGCGTAGCGGGCCATGCGGTGCCCGCCCAGCGGGCCCAGGTCGAAGGGAAATTCCAGGCCGGCCAGCACGATGCGCGCCGCGGGGTGCTGGCGGCGTACCTGGTCGATGATGTCCTGGAGGTTGTGGGTGGTTTCGCGGACGGGAATCCCGCGCAGGCCGTCGTTGGCGCCCAAAGCCAGCACAAACACGTCGATTTGCCCGAAGCGGCTGAGCACCGAGCTGATGCGCTGCCGGCCGCCGGCCGTGGTTTCGCCGCTCACGCCGTAGTTGTATACTTTGTAGGGCAGGCTCAGCGCGTCGATTTTCTCCTGGATGCGGGACGGAAAAGCGGCACTGGCCGGCAGCTGGTAGCCAGCCGTCAGGGAGTCGCCGAAGAAGACAATGGATTTCATAGACATACGAACGGAAGCACGCAAACCCGGCCAACGAGTAGAGCAGGAAGCGGGTTTCCGATGCTAAATAGGCAGCCGCCGCGGGCCAGAGCTGCAACGTAGCGCCCGGTGGGTAAGTTGGTAAAGACGATGAGGAGAAGGTGAGTTATCCTTGCGTCGTCGGGCCTCCTGGCAAGGACAACTTACCTTCTCCTCACCTTCTTCTACATTCGCTCGAAAAGTGGGGCGGCCAGGCGCAGGCCGGCGGGGGTGCACAGGCCCCGCACGTAGGGCGCAAACACATGGTAGTAGGCGTCGGCCAGGTTGGTGTGGTCGGGCGGGAAGTAGGTTTCGTTGAGCACCAGGTTGAGCTGGGCCAGAAGGATGTGCGCTACCAGGGCCGCGTCCAGGTCGGCGCGGAACTGGCCTTCGGCCACGCCATCCCGCACCAGGCGCTCAATCAGGGGGCAGGTGTAGTCGTAGAAGTGCTCTTGCAGCGCCTGCCAGGCCACCGGATACTGGGTGCGGACGATGTAGTAGTCGAAGTGGGGCGAGTGGCGGATTTCGTAGAGGCTGTGCCGCACCAGGGCCACCAAGCACTCGGCCGGCGTCGGGAGGTGGGCAAACAGCTCGGCGTGTTCCCGGCGCTGCCGCTCCAGGTCGCGGCGAATCATGTGGTGCACGACGTCGGCCTTGGAGCCGAGCAGCTCCCGGAACATGGCAGGGCTGAGGTCGAGGGCAGCGGCAAGCTGCTCTTCGTGAAGCAGGCGCACCCCCACCTGCCGAAAGACAGCAAGGGCACGGTCGAGAAGCTGGTGAAGTAGAGTATCCTCCATAGAGGCAAAGGCACTGGTGGGCGTTTCAGTTGCTGCACGGCTTCTCCCCACCAGCCCTAACGACTACCTAGCTCACAGTAGCATACCCAGTCCAAAAAAAAATAATAGTTGTACCAAATAAACAAACGGCACCAGCGGGTTGCGCTTCACAAACTCGGTGCGGTTGAAATACACCTGCAAGATGAGGCTGACGGCAAACCAGCCCTTGAAATTCAGCATCGGAATGACGTCGTACTGCCAGGTCCAGAAGTCGTAGCGCACGGCCACGGGCTCAATGCACAGGTCGAGCCCTACCATGAGCAGGGCCGCCACCACGGCCCGCAAAAAGCCGGGCAAAGGCAGGTAGCGGGCCAGAATGCCGGTCATGTAGGTGAGCAGGGTCCAGTTCAGCCCAATCAGCAGCGGCACGCCCAGCCATTTCCAGCCCAGCGTAGCGCCGTAGGTGTATTGCCCAAACAGCACTCCCGTCCGGATGCCCACCACCTCCACGAAGAAGCCCACCACGGCCGTCACGGCGCAGAACACCCAGAAGGTAGGGCTCCGCTCGGGCTGAAACGCCAGCAGCAGCCCCGCCGTGAGCAGCAGGTTCAGGGGCACAAACTGTAGGTAGAACCCTGGGTCCTGCGAGAAAGCCAGCCCCACGAAGCCCGTGACGTGAAAAAGCAGCAGCACCGCCTGAGCCAGCCGCAGCCGGCGCCGGTGGGCGTCGGGGTTGGCCGGGGCCAGCGTGGCCGGCGCCGCCGAAGTGGAAAGAGAATCAGGCATAGGAGTTGGAAAGGAATTAATAATTAGTAATTGATAATCAGGAATTTCCTTGTTCATCTATGCTCCGCTGAGTAGGTGGTGAGCAGACGATTTCCCCAATTATTAATTCCTAATTCTTAACTACTGATTAAATCAGAAACGATGCGGGCGGAAAGCAGGCACAGCGGGATGCCCCCGCCCGGATGCACCGAGCCCCCGCAAAAGTACAGCCCTTCCAGCTGCCGCGAGAAGTTGGGGTGGCGCAGGAAAGCGGCCAGCATGTTGTTGCTGGACGAGCCGTACAAGGCCCCGCCAAACGACGACGTGCGCCGCTCAATGCCCGGCGGGTCCCAGACGTGCTCGGCCCGGATGAGCGGGGCCACGTCCTGGCCCAGGGCCTGGCTTACGCGCCGGAGCACGGCCTGCCGGGTGCGCTGCACCAGCGCGGGCCAGTCCTGGCCCTGGTCGTGGGGTACGTTCACCATCACAAACCAGTTTTCGTGGCCGGGCGGGGCGTCGGTGGGCGTGTGGCCCGCGGTGATGTTGACGTACACCGTGGGGTCGTCGGCAACGGTTTTCTGCTGGAAGATGGCCTCAAACTCGCGCTGGTAGTCCTCGGAGAAAAAGATGTTGTGCACGCCCAGCTCCGGGAAGCGCCGCCCGATGCCCCAGTAGAAAATCAGGGCTGAGGAGGAGCGGGGCTGGCTCAGGGTGCGCTCGGGGGCTGCCTGCCCCGGCAGCAGGCGCCGGTAGGTGGGCACCACGTCCATGTTGCTGACTACCAGGCCGAAGTCGTACACGTCCTGGGCGGTGCGCACGCCGGTCACGCGGCCGTCGGCGGTCAGGATTTCCTCCACCGGCTCCTGGTAGCGGAACTCCACTCCCAGCTCCTCGGCCAGGCGCACCAGGCTCTGGGCTATGGCGTAGATGCCGCCCTCGGGGTAGTAGGCGCCCAGCCCGTGCTCCAGGTGCGGAATCAGGCTGAGCGTGGCCGGGGCCTGGTAGGGGTCGGAGCCGTTGTAGGTGGCAAACCGGTCGAAGAGCTGCACCAGGCGCGCATCCTGCGGAAAGGCCGCCTGGTGGCGCTGGTGCATGGTGGTGGTGAGGCCCAGCTGGGGCACGGCGGCCAGGGCCTTCAGGGTGTCGCGGCTGAGGTAGGTGCCGGCCCGGTGCAGGGACTTATGCAGAAACGTGCCCGCCGTGGCTTCGTAGGCCCGGCCGCTGCGCCGCAGAAACCGAAGCACCTCGGCCGCGGGCACGTGCAGCTTGGCTTCGACTTCCTGGGCAAACTTTTCCTCGTCGGCCCAGGCCGTGAGGCGGGTGCCGTCGGCGAAGAAGTACTGGGTGATGGGGTCGAGGCGCTGGTAGCGGAAGTAGTCCTGGGGCTCCCGGCCGGCCAGCCGAAACAGCTCGTCTACCAAATGGGGCAGGGTAAACAACGACGGGCCGCCATCGAACCGGTAGCCGCCGGGCAGCTCCAGCTGGTGCATCTTGCCCCCGAAGCTTTCCTGGGCCTCAAACACCGTGACGCGGTGCCCGCGCGCGGCCAGGCGCACGGCCGTGGCAATGCCCCCGATGCCGGCCCCGATGATGGCGGCGGGCGGCTTGCGGGCGGCAGAAGGGGACGAGGAACGTGGTGGGGTCATGGGCAGATAACCGCAAAGCACCCAAACAAAGTTTTCGGGGGCCGCGGCCCAAACGTACAACCCACTTCCCATTCCGGCCGGCGGCATGGTGCGGGCTTTCTGCGTAGCTTTCGGGCCCTACTTGCTCGTGGAATGAAAGCGTTACTGGTTTTTGTGCAGTTGCTGGTGGCCGGAGCGACACTGGCCCAGCCCGCGGCCACCCTCGCCCGCCTGCACCGGCGGCTGGCTGCCACCGCCCCCACCGACACCAGCCGGGTACGGATGCTGGACAGCCTGGCCATAGCCTACCAGCAAGTGCAGTTTGATAGCGCCTGGACCTACGCCACCCGCGCCTACGAGCTGGCCCAGAGCCTGAACGACCAGCGGGGGCTGTTCGGCGCCTACAAGCAGCTGGGCATCCTCAACGGTATCCGCGGCAACGACGAGGCCTCGCTGCGGCTGTTTCTGGCCCAACTGCGCCTGGCCGACAAGGTGCCCGGCAAAGCCCGCTTCAAGCCGGCCATTCTCAGCAACATAGCCCACAGCTACTTCAGCCTGGGCCGCTACGACCAGGCCCTGGCCATGCTCCACCAGGCCCGCCGCCTCGACGAGCTGGCCCGCGACACGGTGGGCGTGCTGTCCGGCCTGGGCAACATTGCCGAAGTGCAGATGACCCAGGGCCAGGCCCACCTGGCCCTGCAAACTATAACCCAGGCCCTGGCCCTGCGCCGCCGCTACAGCGGCCCCCGCGACTGGACCCTGGACGTGCAGATGGCCAGCGCCCTGCTGCGCGCGGGCCGTCCCGCCGCCGCCCGCGACACCTGCCTGGCCATTCTGCCTCACCTGCAACGCGGCCGCCTCATCGACCACCTGGCCCACACCTACAACTGCCTGCTGAAAGCCTACCACCAGCTGGGCCAGCCGGCCGCCGCCGAGCAGGCTGGCCAGGCGGCTCTGGCCTACGCCCGCCAAGCGGGGC
This region of Hymenobacter sp. YIM 151500-1 genomic DNA includes:
- a CDS encoding arylesterase; the encoded protein is MKSIVFFGDSLTAGYQLPASAAFPSRIQEKIDALSLPYKVYNYGVSGETTAGGRQRISSVLSRFGQIDVFVLALGANDGLRGIPVRETTHNLQDIIDQVRRQHPAARIVLAGLEFPFDLGPLGGHRMARYAQEFKALFRDLADKNSLPLVPFLLQGVLGQRHLNLPDGVHPNAEGQKILAQNVWAVLQGGLVEK
- a CDS encoding carotenoid biosynthesis protein — encoded protein: MPDSLSTSAAPATLAPANPDAHRRRLRLAQAVLLLFHVTGFVGLAFSQDPGFYLQFVPLNLLLTAGLLLAFQPERSPTFWVFCAVTAVVGFFVEVVGIRTGVLFGQYTYGATLGWKWLGVPLLIGLNWTLLTYMTGILARYLPLPGFLRAVVAALLMVGLDLCIEPVAVRYDFWTWQYDVIPMLNFKGWFAVSLILQVYFNRTEFVKRNPLVPFVYLVQLLFFFGLGMLL
- the crtD gene encoding 1-hydroxycarotenoid 3,4-desaturase CrtD codes for the protein MTPPRSSSPSAARKPPAAIIGAGIGGIATAVRLAARGHRVTVFEAQESFGGKMHQLELPGGYRFDGGPSLFTLPHLVDELFRLAGREPQDYFRYQRLDPITQYFFADGTRLTAWADEEKFAQEVEAKLHVPAAEVLRFLRRSGRAYEATAGTFLHKSLHRAGTYLSRDTLKALAAVPQLGLTTTMHQRHQAAFPQDARLVQLFDRFATYNGSDPYQAPATLSLIPHLEHGLGAYYPEGGIYAIAQSLVRLAEELGVEFRYQEPVEEILTADGRVTGVRTAQDVYDFGLVVSNMDVVPTYRRLLPGQAAPERTLSQPRSSSALIFYWGIGRRFPELGVHNIFFSEDYQREFEAIFQQKTVADDPTVYVNITAGHTPTDAPPGHENWFVMVNVPHDQGQDWPALVQRTRQAVLRRVSQALGQDVAPLIRAEHVWDPPGIERRTSSFGGALYGSSSNNMLAAFLRHPNFSRQLEGLYFCGGSVHPGGGIPLCLLSARIVSDLISS